One Mycolicibacterium pulveris genomic region harbors:
- the gcvP gene encoding aminomethyl-transferring glycine dehydrogenase yields MFDHHPLTFANRHIGPDADEVATMLDTIGVASLDELAEKAVPAGILDAVPSDGVAPGLDQLLPPATEEEALAELRAMAESNTIAVSMIGQGYFDTLTPPVLRRNIIENPAWYTAYTPYQPEISQGRLEALLNFQTMVTDLTGLEVANASMLDEGTAAAEAMTLMHRAVKGSSNRLAVDVDVYRQTAAVLATRAEPLGIELVSADLRNGLPDLPDGGEFFGVIAQLPAASGAVLDWSELIDQAHERGALVAIGADLLALTLITPPGELGADVAFGSTQRFGVPMGFGGPHAGYLAVRTKHARQLPGRLVGVSVDADGSPAYRLALQTREQHIRRDKATSNICTAQVLLAVLAAMYASYHGADGLTAIARRVHERARALAAGLTAAGVEVVHDAFFDTVLARVPGRATEIRDKAKARGINVWRVDDDHVSVACDEATTASHVDAVLSAFGAAPVDAAHEGTQIATRTSAFLTHPAFTRYRTETEMMRYLRSLADKDIALDRSMIPLGSCTMKLNAAAEMEPITWPEFGRVHPFAPAADAPGLRKLIADLEKWLTDITGYDAVSLQPNAGSQGEYAGLLAIQAYHAERGEPDRNVCLIPSSAHGTNAASAALAGMRVVVVACRENGDVDLDDLRAKVSEHADRLSALMITYPSTHGVYEHDITDICAAVHDAGGQVYVDGANLNALVGLARPGRFGGDVSHLNLHKTFCIPHGGGGPGVGPVAVRSHLAKYLPGHPLADELPDAHTVSAAPYGSASILPITWAYIRMMGAAGLRAASLTAIASANYIARRLDEYYPVLYTGKNGMVAHECILDLRQITKQTGVTVDDVAKRLADYGFHAPTMSFPVAGTLMVEPTESESLAEVDAFCEAMIAIRAEIDKVADGTWPVDDNPLRGAPHTAECLVAEQWDHPYTREQAAYPLGTNFRPKVWPPVRRIDGAYGDRNLVCSCPPVEAFA; encoded by the coding sequence GTGTTCGATCATCACCCGCTTACCTTCGCCAACCGCCACATCGGTCCGGACGCCGACGAAGTCGCGACCATGCTCGACACCATCGGGGTGGCCTCCCTTGACGAGCTAGCCGAGAAGGCGGTGCCCGCCGGCATTCTCGACGCGGTCCCCTCCGACGGGGTGGCGCCGGGCTTGGATCAGCTGCTGCCGCCGGCCACCGAGGAGGAGGCGCTGGCGGAGCTGCGCGCAATGGCGGAATCCAACACGATCGCGGTGTCGATGATCGGGCAGGGCTACTTCGACACGTTGACCCCGCCGGTGTTGCGCCGCAACATCATTGAGAACCCGGCGTGGTACACCGCCTACACGCCGTATCAGCCCGAGATCAGCCAGGGCCGGCTGGAGGCACTGCTGAACTTCCAGACCATGGTCACCGACCTGACCGGCCTCGAGGTGGCCAACGCGTCGATGCTGGACGAAGGCACCGCCGCCGCGGAGGCGATGACCCTGATGCACCGGGCGGTCAAGGGCTCCTCGAACCGGCTGGCCGTGGACGTCGACGTGTACCGGCAGACCGCCGCCGTGCTGGCCACCCGCGCCGAACCGCTCGGCATCGAGCTCGTCAGCGCCGACCTGCGCAATGGTCTTCCGGATCTACCCGACGGAGGGGAGTTCTTCGGGGTGATCGCGCAGCTGCCCGCCGCCAGCGGCGCCGTGCTCGACTGGAGTGAGCTGATCGACCAGGCGCACGAGCGCGGCGCGCTGGTCGCGATCGGGGCCGACCTGCTGGCCCTGACCCTGATCACGCCGCCGGGCGAGTTGGGTGCCGACGTCGCGTTCGGCAGCACGCAGAGGTTCGGGGTGCCGATGGGCTTCGGCGGCCCGCACGCCGGCTATCTCGCGGTGCGCACCAAGCACGCCCGCCAGCTGCCCGGCCGGCTGGTCGGGGTCTCCGTCGACGCCGACGGGTCGCCGGCATACCGGCTCGCGCTGCAGACCCGCGAACAGCACATCCGCCGCGACAAGGCGACCAGCAACATCTGCACCGCGCAGGTGCTGTTGGCGGTGCTGGCCGCGATGTACGCCAGCTATCACGGCGCCGACGGGCTGACCGCGATCGCGCGTCGGGTGCACGAGCGGGCGCGCGCGCTGGCCGCCGGGTTGACCGCCGCCGGTGTCGAGGTGGTGCACGACGCGTTCTTCGACACGGTGCTGGCGCGGGTGCCCGGCCGGGCCACCGAGATCCGCGACAAGGCCAAGGCCCGCGGCATCAACGTGTGGCGCGTCGACGACGACCACGTGTCGGTGGCGTGCGACGAGGCCACCACCGCATCGCACGTGGACGCGGTCCTGTCGGCGTTCGGGGCGGCCCCCGTCGACGCGGCCCACGAGGGTACGCAGATCGCGACGCGGACGTCGGCGTTCCTCACCCATCCCGCGTTCACCCGCTACCGCACCGAAACCGAGATGATGCGATACCTGCGGTCGCTGGCCGACAAGGACATCGCGTTGGACCGCAGCATGATTCCGCTCGGCTCATGCACCATGAAGCTCAACGCGGCCGCCGAGATGGAGCCGATCACCTGGCCGGAGTTCGGTCGTGTCCATCCGTTCGCGCCGGCCGCCGACGCGCCGGGGTTGCGCAAGCTGATCGCCGATCTGGAGAAATGGCTGACCGACATCACCGGCTACGACGCGGTGTCGCTGCAGCCCAACGCCGGTTCGCAGGGCGAGTACGCCGGGCTGCTGGCGATCCAGGCCTACCACGCCGAACGCGGTGAGCCCGACCGCAACGTCTGCCTGATCCCGTCCAGCGCGCACGGCACCAACGCGGCGTCGGCGGCGCTGGCGGGCATGCGGGTCGTGGTGGTGGCGTGCCGGGAGAACGGCGACGTCGACCTCGACGACCTGCGCGCCAAGGTGTCCGAGCACGCAGACCGGTTGTCGGCGTTGATGATCACCTATCCGTCGACGCACGGGGTGTACGAGCACGACATCACCGACATCTGCGCCGCGGTGCACGACGCCGGCGGGCAGGTGTACGTCGACGGCGCCAACCTCAACGCGCTGGTGGGGCTGGCCCGGCCGGGCCGGTTCGGTGGCGACGTCAGCCACCTCAACCTGCACAAGACGTTCTGCATCCCGCACGGCGGCGGTGGTCCCGGCGTCGGCCCTGTGGCGGTGCGCTCGCACCTGGCCAAGTATCTGCCCGGCCATCCGCTGGCCGACGAACTGCCCGACGCGCACACCGTGTCGGCTGCACCGTACGGATCGGCCTCGATCCTGCCGATCACCTGGGCCTATATCCGGATGATGGGTGCCGCCGGGCTGCGGGCGGCGTCGCTGACGGCGATCGCGTCGGCCAACTACATCGCGCGCCGCCTCGACGAGTACTACCCGGTGCTCTACACCGGGAAAAACGGCATGGTCGCCCACGAGTGCATCCTGGACCTGCGCCAGATCACCAAGCAGACCGGTGTCACCGTCGACGATGTGGCAAAGCGGTTGGCGGACTACGGATTCCATGCACCCACGATGAGCTTCCCGGTTGCGGGCACGCTGATGGTCGAGCCGACCGAGAGCGAGAGCCTTGCCGAGGTCGACGCGTTCTGCGAGGCGATGATCGCGATCCGCGCCGAGATCGACAAGGTCGCAGACGGCACCTGGCCGGTGGACGACAATCCGCTGCGCGGGGCGCCGCACACCGCGGAGTGCTTGGTCGCCGAGCAGTGGGATCACCCCTACACCCGCGAGCAGGCGGCTTATCCGCTGGGCACGAACTTCCGGCCCAAGGTGTGGCCGCCGGTGCGTCGCATCGACGGCGCCTACGGCGATCGCAACCTGGTGTGCTCCTGCCCGCCGGTCGAGGCGTTTGCCTGA
- a CDS encoding MerR family transcriptional regulator: MGDTPRQEQLDLTSGSGPADSAATSTSGHPSEPVQPGLFPDDSVPDELVGYRGPSACQIAGITYRQLDYWARTSLVVPSIRSAAGSGSQRLYSFKDILVLKIVKRLLDTGISLHNIRVAVDHLRQRGVRDLANITLFSDGTTVYECTSAEEVVDLLQGGQGVFGIAVSGAMRELTGAIADFPGERADGGESIAAPEDELASRRKHRDRKIG, translated from the coding sequence GTGGGAGACACGCCACGTCAAGAGCAGCTGGACCTCACCTCTGGCAGCGGCCCCGCGGATTCGGCAGCGACTTCGACCAGCGGACACCCCAGCGAACCCGTGCAACCAGGTCTGTTTCCGGACGACTCGGTCCCCGACGAACTCGTCGGCTACCGCGGACCCAGCGCCTGCCAGATCGCCGGCATCACCTACCGCCAGCTGGACTACTGGGCGCGCACCTCGCTGGTCGTCCCGTCGATCCGCAGCGCGGCGGGTTCGGGCAGCCAGCGGTTGTACTCGTTCAAGGACATCCTGGTTCTCAAGATCGTCAAGCGGTTGCTCGACACCGGCATCTCGCTGCACAACATCCGCGTCGCCGTCGACCATCTGCGTCAGCGCGGAGTCCGCGATCTGGCCAACATCACGCTGTTTTCCGACGGCACTACGGTTTACGAGTGCACGTCGGCCGAGGAAGTGGTCGACCTGTTGCAGGGCGGCCAGGGGGTGTTCGGCATCGCCGTGTCCGGCGCGATGCGCGAGTTGACCGGGGCCATCGCGGATTTTCCGGGTGAGCGGGCCGACGGCGGCGAGTCCATCGCCGCACCCGAGGACGAACTGGCCTCGCGGCGCAAGCACCGCGACCGCAAGATCGGCTGA
- a CDS encoding bifunctional nuclease family protein → MGEVRVVGIRVEQPQNQPVLLLRESNGDRYLPIWIGQSEAAAIALEQQGVEPARPLTHDLIRDLIGALGHSLKEVRIVDLQEGTFYADLIFDRDIKVSARPSDSVAIALRVGVPIYVEEAVLAEAGLLIPDENDDEAAGAVREDEVEKFKEFLDSVSPDDFKAT, encoded by the coding sequence ATGGGTGAGGTGCGTGTGGTCGGCATTCGCGTGGAGCAGCCACAAAACCAGCCGGTTTTGCTGCTCCGCGAGTCGAACGGTGACCGCTATCTGCCGATCTGGATCGGACAGTCAGAAGCCGCGGCGATCGCGCTCGAGCAGCAGGGCGTGGAGCCCGCCAGGCCGCTGACGCACGATCTGATCCGAGATCTTATTGGTGCGCTTGGTCATTCGCTCAAAGAGGTGCGGATCGTCGACCTGCAGGAAGGCACGTTCTACGCCGACCTGATCTTTGACCGCGACATCAAGGTATCGGCGCGCCCGTCGGACTCGGTGGCGATCGCGTTGCGCGTCGGCGTGCCGATATACGTCGAAGAGGCCGTGCTCGCAGAGGCCGGCCTGCTGATTCCCGACGAGAACGACGACGAGGCGGCAGGCGCGGTCCGCGAGGACGAGGTCGAGAAGTTCAAGGAGTTTCTCGACAGCGTGTCGCCCGACGATTTCAAGGCCACCTAA
- the ftsR gene encoding transcriptional regulator FtsR gives MGAPDTPALTGMSIGAVLDLLRPDFPDVTISKIRFLESEGLVTPERTASGYRRFTAYDCARLRFILTAQRDHYLPLKVIKAQLDAQPDGELPPQSGSPYGVPRLVPVGAESTDPAAHVSAASVAPTQVRLSREDLLARSGVDDELLTALVRAGVITTGPGGFFDEHSVVIAQCARALGEYGVEPRHLRAFRSAADRQSDLIAQIAGPVAKAGKAGARERGDDLAREVAALAIMLHTSLIKSAVRDVLDR, from the coding sequence ATGGGTGCCCCCGACACTCCCGCGCTCACTGGGATGTCGATCGGAGCGGTCCTCGATCTGCTGCGACCGGACTTCCCGGACGTGACGATCTCTAAGATCCGGTTCTTGGAGTCCGAAGGACTGGTCACCCCTGAGCGCACGGCGTCGGGTTATCGGCGGTTCACCGCCTACGACTGCGCTCGCCTGCGGTTCATCCTGACCGCCCAGCGCGACCATTACCTGCCGCTGAAGGTGATCAAGGCCCAGCTCGACGCGCAGCCCGACGGCGAGCTGCCGCCGCAGAGCGGATCACCTTACGGTGTACCGCGATTGGTGCCGGTCGGTGCCGAGTCGACCGACCCGGCCGCGCACGTCAGCGCGGCCTCGGTGGCCCCTACCCAGGTGCGGTTGTCGCGGGAGGACCTGTTGGCGCGTTCCGGCGTGGACGACGAGCTCTTGACCGCGTTGGTGCGGGCCGGGGTGATCACCACCGGGCCGGGCGGTTTTTTCGACGAACATTCGGTGGTGATCGCCCAGTGCGCCCGCGCGCTGGGCGAATACGGGGTGGAGCCGCGACACCTGCGGGCGTTCCGCTCGGCGGCTGACCGCCAATCCGACCTCATCGCCCAGATCGCCGGACCGGTGGCCAAGGCGGGTAAGGCCGGTGCCCGGGAGCGGGGCGACGATCTCGCCCGTGAAGTGGCCGCGCTGGCGATCATGCTGCACACGTCGCTGATCAAGTCCGCTGTGCGCGACGTTCTTGATCGCTGA
- the garA gene encoding glycogen accumulation regulator GarA: protein MTDKDKNSGSDQTSDEVTVETTSVFRADFLNELDAPAAAGAEGAVSGVEGLPVGSALLVVKRGPNAGSRFLLDQPTTSAGRHPDSDIFLDDVTVSRRHAEFRLEGGEFQVVDVGSLNGTYVNREPVDSAVLANGDEVQIGKFRLVFLTGPKSDDSGQAG from the coding sequence GTGACGGATAAGGACAAGAACTCTGGGTCCGACCAGACGTCTGACGAAGTCACCGTGGAAACGACATCGGTATTCCGCGCCGACTTCCTCAACGAGCTGGACGCCCCGGCGGCGGCGGGCGCCGAGGGGGCGGTCTCCGGAGTCGAGGGTTTGCCGGTCGGCTCGGCGTTGCTCGTCGTCAAGCGCGGGCCCAACGCCGGCTCGCGATTCCTGCTCGACCAGCCGACCACCTCGGCAGGCCGCCACCCCGACAGCGACATCTTCCTCGACGATGTGACGGTGAGCCGTCGGCACGCCGAGTTCCGGCTGGAAGGCGGCGAGTTCCAGGTCGTCGACGTCGGCAGCCTCAACGGCACCTACGTCAACCGCGAACCGGTGGACTCCGCCGTGTTGGCCAACGGTGACGAGGTCCAGATCGGCAAGTTCCGGCTGGTCTTCCTCACCGGTCCGAAGAGCGACGACAGCGGTCAGGCCGGCTAG
- the gcvH gene encoding glycine cleavage system protein GcvH, translating into MSEIPAELKYTEEHEWVLRTGDDTVRVGITDYAQSALGDVVFVQLPDVGAEVTAGESFGEVESTKSVSDLYAPVSAKVIAVNGDLEGNPQLVNSDPYGEGWLIDLQVDAATLEEALSGLLDADGYRATVTE; encoded by the coding sequence GTGAGCGAGATCCCAGCCGAGCTGAAGTACACCGAGGAACACGAGTGGGTGCTGCGCACCGGCGACGACACGGTGCGTGTCGGCATCACCGACTATGCCCAGTCCGCGCTGGGTGACGTGGTGTTCGTGCAGCTGCCCGACGTCGGTGCGGAGGTGACGGCAGGCGAATCGTTCGGCGAGGTGGAGTCGACCAAGTCGGTGTCTGACCTCTACGCTCCGGTCAGCGCGAAAGTCATTGCGGTCAACGGTGATCTGGAAGGAAATCCGCAGTTGGTCAACTCGGATCCGTACGGTGAGGGCTGGCTGATCGACCTGCAGGTGGACGCCGCCACGCTGGAGGAAGCCCTCAGCGGGCTGCTCGACGCCGACGGCTACCGCGCCACGGTGACCGAATGA
- a CDS encoding DUF881 domain-containing protein, which yields MTENPPQHPAEPDRVDAGRTRGGKHELPPDAPTSRLSDLRTTVGRRGRSQLVFGALGVLLCVLLGIAIVTQVRQTESGDSLETARPADLLVLLDSLQQREAALNTEVAELQRTVAELEASGDSDQAAIENAQARLAALSIMIGTVPATGPGVTLTITDTTPGVPAETLLDVINELRNAGAEAMEIRGGQAAVRVGVDTWVAGAPGALVIDNVTLHPPYTVVAIGDPPTLAAAMNIPGGAKDSIERVGGTMTVQQADRVDVTALRQPKPRQYAQPVK from the coding sequence ATGACCGAGAACCCACCGCAGCATCCGGCGGAGCCGGATCGCGTCGACGCCGGCCGGACGCGGGGCGGCAAACACGAGCTACCGCCCGACGCGCCGACGTCACGGCTGAGTGACCTGCGGACCACGGTCGGGCGGCGAGGACGCTCACAGCTGGTCTTCGGTGCGTTGGGGGTGCTGTTGTGCGTGCTGCTCGGCATCGCGATCGTCACGCAGGTGCGCCAGACCGAATCCGGCGACTCCCTGGAGACCGCGCGCCCAGCCGACCTGCTGGTGTTGTTGGACTCGCTGCAGCAACGCGAGGCGGCGCTGAACACCGAAGTCGCCGAGCTGCAGCGCACGGTGGCCGAACTCGAGGCTTCCGGCGACAGCGACCAGGCCGCCATCGAGAACGCGCAGGCCCGCCTGGCGGCGCTGTCGATCATGATCGGCACGGTGCCTGCCACCGGGCCCGGGGTGACGCTGACCATCACCGACACCACCCCGGGGGTGCCGGCCGAGACGCTGCTCGACGTCATCAACGAGCTGCGCAACGCCGGCGCGGAGGCCATGGAGATTCGTGGTGGGCAAGCCGCCGTGCGGGTCGGCGTGGACACCTGGGTGGCCGGCGCCCCGGGCGCGCTCGTCATCGACAACGTGACGTTGCACCCGCCCTATACCGTTGTGGCGATTGGTGATCCGCCGACGTTGGCCGCGGCGATGAACATCCCCGGCGGGGCCAAGGACAGCATCGAGCGGGTCGGGGGCACGATGACGGTTCAGCAGGCGGACCGGGTGGACGTGACCGCCTTGCGGCAACCGAAACCCCGCCAATACGCTCAGCCAGTTAAATGA
- a CDS encoding small basic family protein, with amino-acid sequence MIGIAALVIGIVLGLVFQPDVPEFVQPYLPIAVVAALDAVFGGLRAYLERIFDSKVFVVSFVFNVLVAALIVYLGDQLGVGTQLSTAIIVVLGIRIFGNAAALRRRLFGA; translated from the coding sequence ATGATCGGAATCGCCGCACTAGTCATCGGCATCGTGCTCGGGCTGGTGTTTCAGCCCGATGTACCCGAGTTCGTCCAGCCGTATCTGCCGATCGCCGTGGTCGCGGCGCTGGACGCGGTGTTCGGCGGGCTGCGCGCCTACCTGGAGCGCATCTTCGACTCGAAGGTGTTCGTGGTGTCGTTCGTGTTCAACGTCTTGGTCGCGGCGCTCATCGTCTACCTCGGTGACCAACTCGGGGTCGGCACGCAGCTGTCGACGGCCATCATCGTGGTGCTCGGGATCCGCATCTTCGGCAACGCGGCCGCGTTGCGACGCAGGCTGTTCGGGGCGTAG
- a CDS encoding DUF881 domain-containing protein — protein sequence MTQSFRKTLGGFDPNAGRSAHAADKPTLIPVPSLLRSLLTEHLDPGYAAAAEARAAGEAAGKRRPRWQNWAWQLCGALLIAAVFATAMAQARNTATGVRETQHALAGSVRSAEAATTDLTARRDALAEQVDTERRRRLEGGALGQQLLGRLDQADVAAAAVPVIGPGLTTTVTDPGVSQNLSDVSKERVTGSQQVILDRDLQLVVNSLWAGGAEAVSVGGVRVGPNVTVRQAGGGILVDNQPIASPYVILAIGPPNAMKDIFERSPGLQRLRLLEISYGVGVQVSASDTVTLPAGSVREVNFAKQIGQ from the coding sequence ATGACGCAGAGCTTCCGCAAGACCCTCGGCGGATTCGACCCCAACGCCGGGCGCAGCGCCCACGCGGCCGACAAACCGACGCTGATACCGGTGCCGTCGCTGCTGCGGTCGTTGTTGACCGAACACCTCGATCCCGGCTACGCGGCGGCCGCCGAGGCCAGAGCCGCGGGAGAGGCCGCCGGGAAGCGCCGCCCGCGGTGGCAGAACTGGGCGTGGCAATTGTGCGGTGCGCTGCTGATCGCGGCCGTGTTCGCCACCGCGATGGCCCAGGCCCGCAACACCGCCACCGGCGTGCGGGAGACCCAGCACGCCCTGGCGGGCAGCGTGCGATCGGCCGAGGCCGCGACCACCGACCTCACGGCCCGCCGCGACGCGCTGGCCGAGCAAGTCGACACCGAACGGCGCCGCCGCCTCGAAGGCGGTGCACTCGGCCAGCAGCTGTTGGGCCGGCTCGACCAGGCCGACGTCGCCGCGGCCGCCGTCCCCGTCATCGGTCCCGGCCTGACGACCACCGTCACCGACCCGGGTGTGTCACAAAACCTCAGCGACGTGTCCAAGGAACGGGTGACAGGCAGCCAGCAGGTGATCTTGGATCGCGACCTGCAGTTGGTGGTCAACTCGCTGTGGGCCGGCGGCGCGGAGGCGGTGTCGGTCGGCGGGGTGCGGGTCGGGCCGAACGTGACCGTCCGGCAGGCCGGCGGCGGCATTCTGGTGGACAATCAACCGATCGCCAGCCCGTACGTCATCCTCGCGATCGGACCGCCGAACGCGATGAAAGACATTTTCGAGCGCAGCCCGGGGTTGCAGCGCCTCCGGCTGCTGGAGATCTCTTACGGTGTGGGCGTGCAGGTGAGCGCATCGGACACCGTCACGCTGCCCGCCGGTTCGGTTCGAGAAGTCAACTTCGCCAAGCAGATTGGTCAATAA
- a CDS encoding CDP-alcohol phosphatidyltransferase family protein: protein MTEARGRAPSPPDTTGPTRNRVLTVPNMLSALRLALVPVFLWLLLVAEANGWAVAVLMFSGFSDWADGKIARLVDNQSSRLGEYLDPAVDRIYMLVVPVAMAIHGSLPWWIVGTLVGRDAVLAATLPLLRSRGLTALPVTYIGKAATFALMSGLPLILLGQWDALWSRVILACGWGFLIWGLAMYLWSGVLYLIQVALVMRKMPKVSRVSR from the coding sequence ATGACCGAGGCGCGTGGCCGGGCGCCTTCGCCGCCGGATACCACAGGTCCTACCCGCAACCGGGTGTTGACCGTTCCCAACATGCTCAGCGCGCTGCGCCTGGCGTTGGTGCCGGTGTTTCTCTGGCTGCTGCTGGTCGCCGAGGCCAACGGGTGGGCGGTGGCCGTCCTGATGTTCAGCGGCTTCTCGGACTGGGCCGACGGCAAGATCGCGCGTCTCGTCGACAACCAGTCGTCGCGGCTGGGGGAGTACCTCGACCCCGCCGTGGACCGCATCTACATGCTGGTGGTTCCGGTGGCGATGGCGATCCACGGCTCGCTGCCGTGGTGGATCGTGGGGACCTTGGTCGGACGCGACGCCGTGCTGGCTGCGACGCTGCCGCTGCTGCGCAGCCGCGGGCTCACCGCGCTGCCGGTGACCTACATCGGCAAGGCGGCGACGTTCGCGTTGATGTCGGGTCTGCCGCTGATCCTGCTCGGCCAGTGGGACGCGTTGTGGAGCCGGGTGATTCTGGCCTGCGGCTGGGGGTTTCTGATCTGGGGCCTGGCGATGTATCTGTGGTCGGGTGTGCTGTACCTGATCCAGGTGGCGCTGGTGATGCGGAAAATGCCCAAAGTATCGAGGGTTTCGCGATGA
- the secA2 gene encoding accessory Sec system translocase SecA2, whose product MRAPGRISNRFWKLLGASTERDQAQSMADVRKSTEFDEKAAGLDDEQLRKAAKLLNLEDLADSADIPQFLAIAREAAERTTSLRPFDVQLLGALRMLAGDVVEMATGEGKTLSGAIAAAGYALAGRHVHVITINDYLARRDAEWMGPLLEALGLTVGWITEKSSGQERRAAYRCDVTYASVNEIGFDVLRDQLVTDVEDLVSPNPDVALIDEADSVLVDEALVPLVLAGTTHRETPRTEIIKMVGDLTAGVDYDTDDDNRNVHLTEVGAKKMEAQLGGIDLYSEEHVATTLTEINVALHAHVLLQRDVHYIVRDGAVHLINASRGRIAQLQRWPDGLQAAVEAKEGIETTETGEVLDTITVQALINRYPRVCGMTGTALAAGEQLRQFYKLGVSPIAPNTPNIREDEPDRVYATVAAKNDALVEHIKEVHETGQPVLVGTHDVAESEDLHRRLVKAGVAAVVLNAKNDAEEAAVIAEAGKLASVTVSTQMAGRGTDIRLGGSDADDQSAKKKEVAELGGLHVVGTGRHHTERLDNQLRGRAGRQGDPGSSVFFASWEDAVVVAHLDPNKLPMDTDDTGRIVSPKAAALLDNAQRIAEGRMLDIHANNWRYNQLIAQQRAIIVERRDTLLRTAVAREELEERAPKRYAELVEELGEDKLEKICRLIMLYHLDRGWADHLAYLSDIRESIHLRALGNQTPIDEFHRMAVDAFASLAADAIEAAQQTFETAPSIEHEPGVDLSKLARPTSTWTYMVHDNPLADDSLSALSLPGVFR is encoded by the coding sequence ATGCGCGCCCCAGGTCGTATCAGCAATCGCTTCTGGAAGCTGCTCGGCGCGAGCACCGAGCGCGACCAGGCGCAGTCGATGGCGGACGTCCGCAAGTCGACGGAGTTCGACGAGAAGGCTGCCGGGCTCGACGACGAGCAGCTGCGCAAGGCGGCCAAGCTGCTGAACCTGGAGGACCTGGCCGACTCGGCCGACATTCCCCAGTTCTTGGCCATCGCCCGCGAGGCAGCCGAGCGCACCACGTCGTTGCGTCCCTTCGACGTCCAGCTGCTCGGCGCGCTGCGGATGTTGGCAGGCGATGTGGTCGAGATGGCCACCGGTGAGGGCAAGACGTTGTCGGGGGCGATCGCGGCGGCCGGCTACGCGCTGGCGGGCAGGCACGTGCACGTCATCACGATCAACGACTACCTCGCGCGCCGCGACGCCGAGTGGATGGGCCCGCTGCTGGAGGCCCTCGGGTTGACCGTCGGCTGGATCACCGAGAAGTCCAGTGGCCAGGAGCGCCGCGCCGCCTACCGGTGTGACGTCACCTACGCGTCGGTCAACGAGATCGGCTTCGACGTGCTGCGCGACCAGCTCGTCACCGACGTCGAGGACCTGGTGTCGCCGAACCCCGATGTGGCGCTCATCGACGAGGCCGACTCCGTGCTCGTCGACGAGGCGCTGGTGCCGCTGGTGCTCGCCGGCACCACGCACCGGGAGACGCCGAGAACCGAAATCATAAAGATGGTGGGCGACCTCACCGCCGGCGTCGACTACGACACCGATGACGACAACCGCAACGTGCACCTCACCGAGGTCGGTGCCAAGAAGATGGAGGCCCAGCTCGGTGGCATCGACCTGTACTCCGAGGAGCACGTCGCCACCACGCTCACCGAGATCAACGTGGCGCTGCACGCCCACGTGTTGTTGCAGCGCGACGTGCACTACATCGTCCGCGACGGCGCGGTGCACCTGATCAACGCCTCGCGCGGCCGCATCGCCCAGTTGCAGCGCTGGCCGGACGGCCTGCAGGCCGCCGTGGAGGCCAAGGAGGGCATCGAGACCACCGAGACCGGTGAGGTGCTCGACACCATCACGGTGCAGGCGCTGATCAACCGGTATCCGCGGGTGTGCGGAATGACCGGCACCGCCCTGGCCGCGGGTGAGCAGCTGCGCCAGTTCTACAAGCTCGGGGTCTCGCCGATCGCGCCGAACACCCCCAACATTCGCGAGGACGAGCCCGACCGGGTGTATGCGACGGTGGCCGCCAAGAACGACGCCCTCGTCGAGCACATCAAAGAGGTGCACGAGACGGGCCAACCCGTGCTGGTCGGCACCCACGACGTCGCCGAATCCGAGGATCTGCACCGCCGACTGGTCAAGGCCGGTGTGGCCGCCGTGGTGCTCAACGCCAAGAACGACGCCGAGGAAGCCGCCGTCATCGCCGAGGCGGGCAAGCTCGCCAGCGTGACGGTGTCCACCCAGATGGCCGGTCGCGGCACCGACATCCGGCTGGGCGGGTCCGACGCCGACGATCAATCGGCGAAGAAGAAGGAGGTCGCCGAACTCGGCGGGCTGCATGTCGTCGGCACCGGGCGCCATCACACCGAGCGGTTGGACAACCAGCTGCGCGGCCGCGCCGGCCGCCAAGGCGATCCCGGCTCGTCGGTGTTCTTCGCCAGTTGGGAGGACGCCGTCGTCGTCGCCCACCTGGACCCCAACAAGCTGCCGATGGACACCGACGACACCGGCCGCATCGTCAGCCCCAAAGCCGCCGCGCTGCTGGACAACGCCCAGCGCATCGCCGAGGGCCGGATGCTTGACATCCACGCCAACAACTGGCGCTACAACCAGCTGATCGCACAGCAGCGCGCCATCATCGTCGAACGTCGGGACACGTTGCTGCGCACCGCGGTTGCCCGTGAAGAGCTCGAGGAGCGGGCACCGAAACGCTACGCCGAGCTGGTCGAGGAGCTCGGCGAGGACAAGCTGGAGAAGATCTGCCGGCTGATCATGCTGTACCACCTGGACCGGGGCTGGGCCGATCACCTGGCGTACCTGTCCGACATCCGCGAGAGCATCCACCTTCGCGCCCTGGGCAACCAAACCCCGATCGACGAGTTTCACCGGATGGCCGTGGACGCGTTCGCCTCGCTGGCGGCCGACGCGATCGAGGCCGCGCAGCAGACGTTCGAGACCGCGCCGTCGATCGAGCACGAGCCCGGCGTGGACCTGTCGAAACTGGCGCGGCCGACCTCGACGTGGACGTACATGGTCCACGACAACCCGCTTGCCGACGACTCGCTCTCCGCGCTGAGCCTGCCCGGGGTGTTCCGCTAG